One genomic segment of Sebastes fasciatus isolate fSebFas1 chromosome 17, fSebFas1.pri, whole genome shotgun sequence includes these proteins:
- the LOC141754312 gene encoding stathmin-like — translation MAALEDIQVKELDKRASGQAFEVILGTPAPDAKGEFPLSPPKKKDVSLEEIQRKLDAAEERRKNHEAEVLKHLAEKREHEKEVLQKAMEENNNFSKMAEEKLNQKMEANKENRTALMAAMNEKFKEKDKKLEEVRKNKETKDGTEEA, via the exons ATGGCAGCTCTCGAAG ATATCCAAGTGAAGGAGCTCGACAAGCGTGCCTCTGGCCAAGCCTTTGAGGTCATCCTGGGTACTCCTGCCCCAGATGCCAAGGGCGAATTCCCCCTGTCGCCTCCCAAGAAGAAGGATGTCTCACTGGAGGAAATTCAAAGGAAGCTGGACGCTGCGGAGGAGAGACGCAAG AACCATGAAGCCGAGGTTCTGAAGCACTTAGCTGAGAAGCGCGAGCATGAAAAGGAAGTGCTCCAGAAGGCTATGGAGGAGAACAACAACTTCAGTAAGATGGCAGAGGAGAAGCTCAATCAGAAGATGGAGGCCAACAAAGAGAACCGTACAGCACTTATGGCAGCGATGAATGAGAAATTCAAGGAGAAG GACAAGAAGTTGGAAGAGGTGCGAAAGAACAAGGAAACCAAAGACGGCACTGAAGAAGCCTAA